One stretch of Daphnia pulicaria isolate SC F1-1A chromosome 8, SC_F0-13Bv2, whole genome shotgun sequence DNA includes these proteins:
- the LOC124310841 gene encoding tuberin-like, which produces MSNNRDKTFPEKLKQFFKFSSKSPASSQSQTCGSFPRLKVEKFVLTRDVQRSLTCEIPVGQRLKTLQEIGEEVASKRIEDDGAETLWLLINDLFVISSTEERQTALMFLKNLITGQYERLGMLRVYIFDIVKESQFNEDNFILIELLKAMTDNGKDLLYLEESIGGFLLQFLLQVSQLQLLKQFLPFLLNVIKFNSAYVDGNMIGGVVSTLCGLAISSSDPEEILLIISVFDAIICYSNLPNESIVVFTSTLCRLVNVSSYSNLSWKIMRNLIGTHLGTSTLYTLIHSLQTSEDPSLLRGGIFFIGMVLWSDRPANCPICPPAVVLPALSEALKHSKNPLVVFETGLTMQKLVRLDGANLVGLAWDWILEILDHFLQFGEEYPKVRQVFLELLSDVQDLVERGVYMGSVELFFATMERGLPYLNESSVVLLMNFQLEKIKPSQPNWISNLNKYIQRFYVEEKRIQPRFRILDIIESTVVTQRRLHDEELLELVLLPLFQNLHLEHDVSVREKAVDLIVSLCHHCNSKHCTGLLDVLERIMERPFNVDHGDIVNIPSEEELGDVVKCTNGLIELFLVKMYQLPSSHAVQIYKTLVRHANLHYEKPIYFEFALSTKLAVFDFILNITADGDYRLGYATFPRYSPYILIDHKHGERVGGTNRKEIRSATEDPTSTVYSQVTQMSLGEACVAVIRCLNQERDWRVLKLVLERIPRVLNNKALVLSRHNTDIDYVGRALCSLISDTTLNNPETLRNAPPKFSRAEFQLYVFRVLTSLASYHAYLKPETQQKLVKCLEVGLKFKDTAKTCVVALTISALEMKETMYKLLPGVLLSLSKISATVSIAPNILEFLSTLNRLPEVYSSFVEEQYLSIFAITLPFINPFKFNHYVVSLAHHVVSLWFLSCKLPLRKNFVCYIVKGFKNNVLIPCEEGLSQMAQNQSASGQSSAEELSSRVRSGSFSRTGNVRPTGAGDATKVTQDETRIMFHRELMETCADLMSRYTYGNSAPYAQQSDTVGKILKDGPSQTWLIGHKLVTITTSPCLRVANQRGLCDRCSLLCKLGSGETSVPATETDDAPSPVVSDVIGFRRRHRSAMSPVALSPGEHGIDSRTEDIQAKLRSRHKSSIDDRRLTIDMDDQNREQQDPESKASIAQIPCVCYCSGWAKIHIRRPTGDTSWVTRLLNPPQSINDVFLLSDWSEEPVPNLATVLIPKLDTLKEASNFHPKLDRSVSASAALRSPSNRDDRIESEIEVGDGISIEEDSRERPPIARQTSLKEIPSSSRKSCEAIPEESKEVEGVKTDDITDFHPYPRDRVYTMPALNMQRRGTNDPNLRRNVSNIDSSLKDANASSGSNPSFIFLQLYYSPMTSAVTAANKEGSDAGSPPILVPNNIHTAIKNLDRIPPYETHKIGVLYVGKGQAGKESEILANEHGSVRYMEFLHKLGQLISLNEVDTRGTYIGGLEVSGADGKFAYLWKDDVLQVIFHVATLMPTLPKDPAGTNKKRHIGNNYVTIVYNDSGEDHQMNTIRGQFNHACVIVEPLDHATHRVTLKCRDDLHELMGGPVEPKLVSDRNVSLLSRQMAFHSNLAALILQSKSNYPYASNWLERLRQIKRTKARLEKEDVKEREKNPWLQYNLSSTLDFTEFTSPKTA; this is translated from the exons ATGAGTAACAACCGGGATAAAACGTTCCCAGAAAAGCTCAAGCAGTTCTTCAAGTTTTCTTCTAAATCACCTGCATCATCACAGAGCCAAACTTGTGGCTCGTTTCCTCGcctcaaagttgaaaaatttgtgttaACAAGAGATGTGCAGCGCTCACTCACTTGTGAAATACCTGTTGGACAGAGATTGAAAACTTTACAAGAAATTGGTGAAGAAGTCGCCAGCAAGAGAATTGAAGATGATGGTGCTGAGACTTTGTGGCTGCTCATCAATGACTTGTTTGTCATCAGTTCAACGGAAGAAAGACAAACAGCTCTCATGTTCCTTAAAAACCTCATCACTGGACAGTATGAGCGTCTGGGAATGCTACGAGTTTACATATTTGATATTGTAAAAGAATCTCAGTTCAATGAGGACAATTTCATACTTATTGAATTGCTGAAAGCAATGACTGACAATGGGAAAGATTTACTTTATTTAGAAGAATCCATCGGAGGTTTCCTGTTGCAGTTCCTCCTTCAAGTGTCTCAGCTGCAGCTGTTGAAACAGTTTTTACCGTTTCTTTTGAATGTCATCAAATTCAACTCAGCTTATGTGGATGGCAATATGATTGGTGGGGTTGTAAGCACTCTGTGTGGCTTGGCAATTTCCAGCTCTGATCCAgaagaaattttattgatcATATCAGTCTTTGATGCAATAATTTGCTACAGTAATCTACCCAACGAATCGATCGTGGTTTTTACATCAACTTTGTGCCGTTTGGTCAACGTTTCCAGTTACAGCAATCTGTCTTGGAAGATCATGCGAAATTTAATTGGGACCCACCTTGGAACAAGCACGCTCTATACCCTAATTCACAGCTTACAAACATCAGAAGACCCGTCTCTTTTACGAGGAGGAATCTTTTTCATCGGAATGGTGCTCTGGTCAGATCGTCCAGCCAACTGTCCGATTTGTCCTCCAGCTGTTGTATTGCCAGCTTTAAGCGAAGCGCTTAAACATAGCAAAAATCCTCTTGTCGTTTTTGAGACTGGCCTTACTATGCAAAAACTAGTTCGACTGGATGGCGCGAACTTAGTAGGTCTTGCATGGGATTGGATATTGGAAATCTTGGATCATTTCCTACAGTTCGGAGAAGAATATCCAAAAGTCCGCCAAGTTTTTTTGGAATTGTTATCTGATGTTCAAGATCTAGTTGAGCGAGGTGTGTACATGGGGTCTGTGGAGCTGTTTTTTGCAACAATGGAACGTGGTTTACCATACCTTAACGAATCGTCAGTAGTTCTCTTAATGAATTTTCAActggaaaaaatcaaacccaGCCAACCGAATTGGATTTCCAATCTCAACAAATATATACAAAG GTTTTACGTGGAAGAAAAGCGAATTCAGCCGCGATTCAGGATATTGGACATTATTGAATCCACGGTTGTAACTCAGCGAAGACTACACGACGAAGAGCTACTAGAATTAGTACTGCTCCCTCTGTTCCAGAATCTGCATTTGGAGCATGATGTGTCTGTCCGTGAGAAAGCGGTAGATTTAATTGTTTCTCTGTGCCACCACTGTAATTCCAAGCATTGCACTGGTTTGTTGGATGTTCTCGAGAGAATAATGGAACGCCCATTTAATGTGGACCATGGTGACATAGTCAACATTCCAAGCGAGGAAGAACTCGGAGATGTCGTCAAGTGTACTAATGGACTGATTGAACTTTTTCTGGTCAAAATGTACCAGTTGCCATCCTCTCACGCAGTACAGATTTACAAGACACTGGTGCGACATGCAAACTTGCACTACGAAAAACCTAtctattttgaatttgccCTCTCTACTAAGCTTGCCGTTTTCGATTTTATTCTTAATATCACCGCGGATG GTGACTATCGGTTGGGGTATGCTACGTTCCCACGGTACAGTCCATACATTTTGATAGACCATAAACATGGAGAACGAGTCGGTGGCACTAACCGCAAGGAAATTCGAAGTGCTACAGAGGATCCGACGTCAACTGTGTATTCCCAGGTCACGCAGATGTCGCTTGGAGAGGCTTGTGTTGCAGTGATTCGATGCCTGAACCAAGAGAGAGACTGGAGAGTTTTGAAACTAGTTCTTGAGAGGATTCCACGG GTTCTCAATAACAAGGCGTTAGTTCTTTCTCGACACAACACAGACATTGACTATGTCGGTAGGGCTTTGTGTTCGTTGATTAGTGATACTACTCTAAACAATCCGGAAACATTGAGGAATGCGCCACCCAAGTTTTCGCGAGCTGAGTTTCAGCTTTACGTCTTCCGCGTCCTCACATCTTTGGCGTCATACCATGCTTATCTTAAACCGGAAACTCAACAAAAGCTTGTGAAATGCCTTGAAGTTGGGCTTAAAtttaaag ATACGGCTAAAACTTGTGTAGTTGCTCTAACTATCTCTGCCTTGGAGATGAAAGAAACAATGTACAAGCTTCTTCCAGGAGTTCTGCTCAGCTTGTCCAAAATTTCAGCCACCGTTTCAATTGCGCCGAATATTCTCGAGTTCCTTTCGACGCTCAACCGCCTTCCCGAAGTCTATTCGTCCTTTGTGGAAGAACAGTACCTTAGCATTTTTGCCATAACGTTGCCTTTCATCAACCCTTTTAAA ttCAACCATTACGTTGTATCATTGGCACACCATGTGGTTTCCTTGTGGTTCCTTTCATGCAAACTTCCACtgagaaaaaattttgtatGCTATATCGTTAAAGGATTCAAAAACAACGTGCTCATTCCATGTGAGGAAGGCTTGAGTCAAATGGCCCAAAATCAGTCAGCTAGTGGTCAGAGCTCAGCAGAAGAGTTGTCGAGCAGAGTAAGAAGTGGTAGCTTCTCCCGAACCGGAAACGTACGACCTACAGGAGCAGGAGATGCCACTAAAGTTACTCAAGACGAAACACGCATTATGTTCCACCGCGAACTTATGGAAACATGCGCTGATCTCATGTCTCGTTACACATATGGTAATAGTGCTCCTTACGCCCAACAGTCTGATACAGTTGGCAAAATTTTAAAG GATGGCCCCAGTCAGACATGGTTAATAGGCCATAAATTGGTCACCATAACCACGAGCCCATGTCTACGTGTAGCCAATCAGCGTGGACTGTGTGACCGTTGCTCTTTGTTGTGCAAGTTAGGATCAGGCGAGACCTCAGTTCCAG CTACTGAAACCGATGATGCACCATCACCGGTTGTTTCGGATGTAATTGGGTTCCGACGCCGTCATCGTTCTGCCATGTCACCTGTAGCTTTGTCGCCTGGCGAGCATGGAATTGACAGTCGCACAGAAGATATTCAAGCAAAACTGAGGTCGCGACACAAGAGTTCAATAGACGATCGTAGACTGACTATTGACATGGACGATCAAAACCGTGAACAACagg ATCCTGAGAGCAAAGCAAGCATTGCCCAAATTCCTTGTGTTTGCTATTGTTCTGGTTGGGCTAAGATCCACATTCGTCGCCCGACTGGAGATACTAGCTGGGTGACCCGTCTACTCAATCCTCCTCAGAGTATTAACGATGTGTTTTTGCTGAGTGACTGGTCAGAAGAACCGGTTCCAAACTTGGCGACTGTTTTGATACCGAAACTTGATACTCTCAAAGAAGCAAGCAATTTTCATCCCAAACTAGATCGTTCGGTTTCAGCCTCTGCTGCCTTAAGGAGCCCATCTAATCGCGATG ATCGTATCGAATCAGAAATTGAAGTAGGAGATGGGATCTCAATTGAAGAGGATAGCCGGGAACGGCCTCCAATAGCTAGACAGACGTCACTGAAAGAAATTCCTTCTTCATCGCGCAAGAGCTGTGAAGCAATACCTGAAGAAAGTAAAGAAGTGGAAGGAGTCAAAACTGATGATATAACTGATTTTCATCCATATCCACGCGACCGAGTATACACTATGCCGGCATTGAATATGCAAAGGCGTGGTACCAATGACCCAAACCTGAGAAGAAACGTGTCGAATATTGACTCCTCGTTGAAAGATGCGAACGCGTCGTCAGGATCAAATCCCAG ttttattttccttcagtTATACTATTCTCCGATGACCTCTGCGGTCACAGCTGCAAACAAAGAGGGGTCTGACGCTGGCTCACCTCCAATTCTTGTGCCCAATAACATTCATACCGCTATCAAGAATCTGGATCGTATTCCTCCATATGAGACGCACAAAATAGGAGTCCTATACGTTGGTAAAGGACAGGCTGGAAAGGAATCTGAAATTCTCGCAAACGAACATGGCAGTGTACGATACATGGAATTTCTGCATAAGCTTGGCCAATTAATCAGTCTTAACGAAGTGGACACGCGTGGTACGTATATTGGTGGGCTTGAGGTCAGTGGTGCGGATGGAAAATTCGCTTACTTGTGGAAGGATGATGTCCTTCAAGTCATTTTCCACGTTGCCACGCTTATGCCTACTCTACCCAAAGACCCCGCTGGTACCAACAAAAAACGGCATATTGGTAACAATTATGTTACTATTGTGTATAATGACAGTGGAGAAGATCACCAGATGAACACTATTCGA GGGCAATTCAACCATGCGTGCGTGATTGTTGAGCCACTTGACCATGCAACACATCGAGTGACCTTAAAATGCCGAGATGATTTACATGAATTGATGGGTGGACCAGTTGAGCCCAAATTGGTTTCTGATCGAAACGTTTCTTTACTGAGTCGACAGATGGCTTTTCATAGCAAT CTTGCTGCGCTGATCTTGCAATCCAAATCCAACTACCCGTACGCTTCGAACTGGCTTGAACGACTAAGACAAATCAAGCGAACCAAAGCGCGTTTGGAGAAAGAAGACGTGAAAGAGAGGGAGAAGAATCCATGGCTTCAGTACAATTTATCGTCTACTTTGGATTTCACCGAATTCACAAGCCCTAAAACTGCGTAA
- the LOC124311172 gene encoding leukocyte elastase inhibitor-like isoform X2: protein MKQPAYQKLQAGSSSGCADSPIRSVFRSLAWVTATVFIALGLYHISTMASISKTPITIADQAKAAAALQNFTVSLFQAVGKHHSPTENVFISPFSVAAVLSMVGVGARGNTAVQLKKSMGLTNYVAENGNSDSVIGSLIQSIKGDENFTLEAANQLYVAEKYQLTEDFKQNLNDNYGAAGQTVDFAVDASRTKINEWVEEFTQHKIKDLLPEGSVNSLTKLVLVNAVYFKGNWMRKFDSSLTAVEPFYLGSKDKQKNVNMMHIDAEFRTGYIESLDARLLELPYVGRKLSMFIVLPNKIDGLPELELKMHEASLDDSNVEMRSAKLHVAIPKFKLDADIKLKDILIEMGIADLFDANAADFSGISGEKDLFVSNIFHKSFIDVNEEGSEAAAATGAVMMTRMMIFPLEPPAPFVADHPFYYFIRDNVTKLILFSGRLAQPPASS, encoded by the exons GTTCTCTAGCTTGGGTGACAGCAACTGTTTTTATAGCTTTGGGATTGTATCATATTTCCACAATGGCTTCAATTTCCAAAACTCCAATTACGATAGCTGATCAGGCAAAAGCTGCAGCTGCACTTCAGAACTTTACTGTTTCTTTGTTCCAG GCAGTCGGAAAGCATCATAGCCCaacagaaaatgttttcatttctccttTTAGCGTTGCTGCAGTTTTAAGTATGGTAGGTGTTGGTGCCAGAGGCAATACAGCTGTACAACTAAAGAAATCAATGGGCCTTACAAACTATGTAGCTGAAAATGGCAATAGTGATAGTGTGATTGGAAGCCTTATTCAAAGCATCAAG GGTGAtgaaaattttactctcgaaGCCGCTAATCAGCTTTACGTTGCCGAAAAGTATCAGCTCACTGAAGACTTTAAACAAAACTTGAATGACAATTATGGAGCCGCTGGGCAAACTGTTGATTTTGCCGTAGATGCTTCACGCACAAAAATCAATGAGTGGGTGGAAGAATTCACCCAGCACAAAATTAAAGATCTTCTCCCTGAAG GATCGGTGAATTCTTTAACCAAATTGGTGTTGGTCAATGCCGTCTATTTTAAGGGAAATTGGATGCGAAAATTCGACTCGTCGCTTACCGCAGTAGAACCTTTCTATTTAGGAtccaaagacaaacaaaagaatgttAATATGATGCATATTGATGCGGAATTTCGCACTGGATACATCGAGAGCCTAGACGCTCGACTTTTGGAGCTGCCCTATGTG GGTCGGAAGTTGAGCATGTTCATCGTACTTCCCAACAAAATTGATGGGTTGCCTGAATTGGAATTGAAAATGCACGAGGCTTCTCTGGACGACTCCAATGTAGAAATGCGTAGTGCTAAACTGCATGTGGCTATCCCAAAATTCAAGCTGGATGCTGATATTAAACTGAAAGATATTTTAATCGAAATGGGAATAGCTGATTTGTTTGACGCAAACGCTGCTGACTTTTCTGGAATATCGGGAGAGAAAGAcctttttgtgtccaatataTTCCACAAATCATTTATCGACGTCAACGAAGAAGGAAgtgaggctgctgctgcaacag GCGCAGTGATGATGACTCGAATGATGATATTCCCTCTGGAGCCTCCTGCACCATTTGTTGCTGATCATCCTTTTTACTATTTCATTCGGGACAATGTAACAAAGTTGATCCTCTTTTCCGGGCGTTTGGCTCAACCCCCCGCATCTAGCTAA
- the LOC124311172 gene encoding leukocyte elastase inhibitor-like isoform X3 → MASISKTPITIADQAKAAAALQNFTVSLFQAVGKHHSPTENVFISPFSVAAVLSMVGVGARGNTAVQLKKSMGLTNYVAENGNSDSVIGSLIQSIKGDENFTLEAANQLYVAEKYQLTEDFKQNLNDNYGAAGQTVDFAVDASRTKINEWVEEFTQHKIKDLLPEGSVNSLTKLVLVNAVYFKGNWMRKFDSSLTAVEPFYLGSKDKQKNVNMMHIDAEFRTGYIESLDARLLELPYVGRKLSMFIVLPNKIDGLPELELKMHEASLDDSNVEMRSAKLHVAIPKFKLDADIKLKDILIEMGIADLFDANAADFSGISGEKDLFVSNIFHKSFIDVNEEGSEAAAATGSTSRKKRSLNFEEDQIVDPFIADHPFMWLLRDNDSGMWIFLGRYVDPIFIRAIPEITPTHHNDEL, encoded by the exons ATGGCTTCAATTTCCAAAACTCCAATTACGATAGCTGATCAGGCAAAAGCTGCAGCTGCACTTCAGAACTTTACTGTTTCTTTGTTCCAG GCAGTCGGAAAGCATCATAGCCCaacagaaaatgttttcatttctccttTTAGCGTTGCTGCAGTTTTAAGTATGGTAGGTGTTGGTGCCAGAGGCAATACAGCTGTACAACTAAAGAAATCAATGGGCCTTACAAACTATGTAGCTGAAAATGGCAATAGTGATAGTGTGATTGGAAGCCTTATTCAAAGCATCAAG GGTGAtgaaaattttactctcgaaGCCGCTAATCAGCTTTACGTTGCCGAAAAGTATCAGCTCACTGAAGACTTTAAACAAAACTTGAATGACAATTATGGAGCCGCTGGGCAAACTGTTGATTTTGCCGTAGATGCTTCACGCACAAAAATCAATGAGTGGGTGGAAGAATTCACCCAGCACAAAATTAAAGATCTTCTCCCTGAAG GATCGGTGAATTCTTTAACCAAATTGGTGTTGGTCAATGCCGTCTATTTTAAGGGAAATTGGATGCGAAAATTCGACTCGTCGCTTACCGCAGTAGAACCTTTCTATTTAGGAtccaaagacaaacaaaagaatgttAATATGATGCATATTGATGCGGAATTTCGCACTGGATACATCGAGAGCCTAGACGCTCGACTTTTGGAGCTGCCCTATGTG GGTCGGAAGTTGAGCATGTTCATCGTACTTCCCAACAAAATTGATGGGTTGCCTGAATTGGAATTGAAAATGCACGAGGCTTCTCTGGACGACTCCAATGTAGAAATGCGTAGTGCTAAACTGCATGTGGCTATCCCAAAATTCAAGCTGGATGCTGATATTAAACTGAAAGATATTTTAATCGAAATGGGAATAGCTGATTTGTTTGACGCAAACGCTGCTGACTTTTCTGGAATATCGGGAGAGAAAGAcctttttgtgtccaatataTTCCACAAATCATTTATCGACGTCAACGAAGAAGGAAgtgaggctgctgctgcaacag GTAGTACCAGTAGAAAGAAGAGATCATTGAATTTCGAGGAAGATCAGATAGTGGATCCTTTTATCGCTGATCACCCTTTCATGTGGCTATTACGAGACAATGATTCCGGCATGTGGATCTTCCTCGGACGATATGTTGACCCAATTTTCATTCGTGCCATTCCCGAAATAACACCAACCCACCATAATGATGAGCTTTAA
- the LOC124311172 gene encoding leukocyte elastase inhibitor-like isoform X1: MKQPAYQKLQAGSSSGCADSPIRSVFRSLAWVTATVFIALGLYHISTMASISKTPITIADQAKAAAALQNFTVSLFQAVGKHHSPTENVFISPFSVAAVLSMVGVGARGNTAVQLKKSMGLTNYVAENGNSDSVIGSLIQSIKGDENFTLEAANQLYVAEKYQLTEDFKQNLNDNYGAAGQTVDFAVDASRTKINEWVEEFTQHKIKDLLPEGSVNSLTKLVLVNAVYFKGNWMRKFDSSLTAVEPFYLGSKDKQKNVNMMHIDAEFRTGYIESLDARLLELPYVGRKLSMFIVLPNKIDGLPELELKMHEASLDDSNVEMRSAKLHVAIPKFKLDADIKLKDILIEMGIADLFDANAADFSGISGEKDLFVSNIFHKSFIDVNEEGSEAAAATGSTSRKKRSLNFEEDQIVDPFIADHPFMWLLRDNDSGMWIFLGRYVDPIFIRAIPEITPTHHNDEL, encoded by the exons GTTCTCTAGCTTGGGTGACAGCAACTGTTTTTATAGCTTTGGGATTGTATCATATTTCCACAATGGCTTCAATTTCCAAAACTCCAATTACGATAGCTGATCAGGCAAAAGCTGCAGCTGCACTTCAGAACTTTACTGTTTCTTTGTTCCAG GCAGTCGGAAAGCATCATAGCCCaacagaaaatgttttcatttctccttTTAGCGTTGCTGCAGTTTTAAGTATGGTAGGTGTTGGTGCCAGAGGCAATACAGCTGTACAACTAAAGAAATCAATGGGCCTTACAAACTATGTAGCTGAAAATGGCAATAGTGATAGTGTGATTGGAAGCCTTATTCAAAGCATCAAG GGTGAtgaaaattttactctcgaaGCCGCTAATCAGCTTTACGTTGCCGAAAAGTATCAGCTCACTGAAGACTTTAAACAAAACTTGAATGACAATTATGGAGCCGCTGGGCAAACTGTTGATTTTGCCGTAGATGCTTCACGCACAAAAATCAATGAGTGGGTGGAAGAATTCACCCAGCACAAAATTAAAGATCTTCTCCCTGAAG GATCGGTGAATTCTTTAACCAAATTGGTGTTGGTCAATGCCGTCTATTTTAAGGGAAATTGGATGCGAAAATTCGACTCGTCGCTTACCGCAGTAGAACCTTTCTATTTAGGAtccaaagacaaacaaaagaatgttAATATGATGCATATTGATGCGGAATTTCGCACTGGATACATCGAGAGCCTAGACGCTCGACTTTTGGAGCTGCCCTATGTG GGTCGGAAGTTGAGCATGTTCATCGTACTTCCCAACAAAATTGATGGGTTGCCTGAATTGGAATTGAAAATGCACGAGGCTTCTCTGGACGACTCCAATGTAGAAATGCGTAGTGCTAAACTGCATGTGGCTATCCCAAAATTCAAGCTGGATGCTGATATTAAACTGAAAGATATTTTAATCGAAATGGGAATAGCTGATTTGTTTGACGCAAACGCTGCTGACTTTTCTGGAATATCGGGAGAGAAAGAcctttttgtgtccaatataTTCCACAAATCATTTATCGACGTCAACGAAGAAGGAAgtgaggctgctgctgcaacag GTAGTACCAGTAGAAAGAAGAGATCATTGAATTTCGAGGAAGATCAGATAGTGGATCCTTTTATCGCTGATCACCCTTTCATGTGGCTATTACGAGACAATGATTCCGGCATGTGGATCTTCCTCGGACGATATGTTGACCCAATTTTCATTCGTGCCATTCCCGAAATAACACCAACCCACCATAATGATGAGCTTTAA